A genome region from Vulpes lagopus strain Blue_001 chromosome 7, ASM1834538v1, whole genome shotgun sequence includes the following:
- the LOC121495081 gene encoding olfactory receptor-like protein OLF4 has product MYLITVFGNMLLILAVISDSHLHTPMYFFLANLSFVDICFTSTTIPKMLWNIQTQSKVITYAGCITQMYFFTLFAVLDVFLLSVMAYDRYVVICHPLHYMVIMNPLLCGLLVLVSWIMFVCLFYCTMLGVYLSSAAPQSSHASAVASLMYMVVTLMLNPFIYSLRNRDIKRALKRIVRVPVIPGPIVPGLKKCP; this is encoded by the exons ATGTACCTCATCACTGTGTTTGGAAACATGCTCCTCATCCTGGCCGTCATCTCTGACTCCCAtctccacacccccatgtacttcttccttgccaaccTGTCCTTTGTAGACATTTGTTTCACCTCCACCACTATTCCCAAGATGCTGTGGAACATCCAGACTCAGAGCAAAGTCATCACCTATGCAGGCTGCATCACTCAGATGTACTTTTTCACCCTCTTTGCTGTGTTGGATGTCTTTCTCCTGAGTGTAATGGCCTATGACCGGTATGTGGTCATCTGTCACCCCCTGCACTACATGGTCATCATGAACCCCCTCCTCTGTGGACTGCTGGTTCTGGTGTCCTGGATCATGT ttgtatgtttattttattgtacAATGCTTGGTGTGTACCTTagctctgctgctccccagagCTCCCACGCAAGCGCAGTAGCCTCGTTGATGTACATGGTGGTCACGCTCATGCTGAACCCCTTCATCTACAGCTTGAGGAACAGAGACATAAAGAGGGCTCTGAAAAGAATTGTTAGGGTTCCAGTGATACCAGGGCCAATCGTCCCAGGTCTGAAGAAGTGCCCATGA
- the LOC121495082 gene encoding olfactory receptor 7C1-like produces the protein MESGNQTHTSEFLLLGFSGKLEIQFMLFGMFLSVYLVTFTGNLLIILAICSDSHLHTPMYFFLANLSFADICFTSTTIPKMLLNIQTQSKTITYEGCLSQIFFFIVFGCLDNLLLTVMAYDRFVAICHPLHYLVIMNPQLCGLLALGSWCVSVMGSLLETLTLLRLSFCTNMKIPHFFCDLPEVLKLACSDTLINNIVVYSTTGLLAVIPFHGILFSYYQIVSSVLSISSAAGKYKAFSTCLSHLLVVSLFYGTGLGVYLSSAVTSSSRMSLVASVMYTIVTPMLNPFIYSLKNRDMKGALRSVLGRVVPVSIGTIIGFS, from the coding sequence ATGGAATCAGGAAATCAAACACACACTTCAGAATTTCTCCTCCTGGGTTTTTCAGGGAAGCTAGAGATTCAGTTCATGCTCTTTGGGATGTTCCTATCTGTATACCTGGTCACCTTCACTGGGAATCTGCTCATCATCCTGGCCATCTGCTCAGACTCCCATCTCCACACACCCATGTATTTCTTCCTCGCCAACCTGTCCTTTGCTGACATCTGtttcacctccaccaccatccccaAGATGCTGTTGAACATTCAGACTCAGAGCAAAACCATAACATATGAAGGATGTCTCagccagatattttttttcattgtgtttggATGCCTGGACAATTTACTCCTGACcgtgatggcctatgaccgctttGTGGCCATCTGTCATCCCCTGCACTACTTGGTCATCATGAACCCCCAGCTCTGTGGACTGCTAGCCTTGGGGTCTTGGTGCGTCAGTGTCATGGGCTCCCTTCTCGAGACCTTGACCCTTTTGAGGCTATCTTTCTGCACAAACATGAAAATCCCACACTTTTTTTGTGATCTTCCTGAAGTCCTGAAGCTTGCCTGTTCTGACACCCTCATCAATAACATAGTGGTGTATTCTACAACTGGGCTTCTGGCTGTGATTCCTTTCCATGGAATACTTTTTTCGTACTATCAAATTGTTTCCTCTGTACTCAGCATTTCCTCAGCTGCAGGCAAGTACAAAGCCTTTTCCACGTGTTTGTCTCACCTCTTGGTGGTCTCCTTGTTCTATGGCACAGGCCTGGGGGTCTACCTCAGTTCTGCAGTCACTTCATCCTCTAGAATGAGTCTGGTGGCCTCAGTTATGTACACCATTGTCACTCCCATGCTGAACCCCTTCATCTATAGCTTGAAGAATAGGGACATGAAGGGGGCTCTGAGAAGTGTCCTGGGCAGGGTGGTACCTGTCAGCATTGGGACCATTATAGGATTCTCCTGA